TCCTATGACGGCTTCCCCGAGGGTAGTATCTATGATGGTGGTGAGTTCAATGGCATCATGCTAGAAGGCGCCATCAGCTTCTAAGGTCTCAAGATATAACCCAATAATGTGCTGGGCTGGAAGGGTCCGAACCCCTGCCGGCTCCACTTTAAAAAGCTTACAAGTAAACGATCATGAAAAATCCTATCACAGGTAAAAATATTCCCGTTTTTCTGCTCCTTGCCCTCGCCGCGGCCGTCTCGCCCTTCTTATCGGCAGCCCAGGCAGAGGGGTCTGAAAAACTTGTCTTTTCGAGCGAATCGGAAGACTCCGGAAAGATTCTTATCACCGGCACCTCCTCGCTCCATGACTGGGAAATTGTCGGGAAAAACATCGCCGGCAGTTTGACGGTCACCACGACTAAAAATGGAGAGCGTGACCTTGAGGTTAGCCTCCCCGTTGAAGCTCAGGTGAAAATCCCGGTGAAAAGCCTCGAGAGCGGCAAGGGCATCATGGACAAAAAGATGTTCAAGGCGCTGGAGGGAAAGAAGCACGAAAACGTGCTCTTCGTCCTGGACTCGCTGGAAATCGTGGAGGCCGATCCGGATCCGGAAAAGGCAAACCTCCAGGTGCTCAACGTCAAAGCGAAGGGCAAACTGAGTATTGCCGGTGAAACCCGCTGGATACAGTTCCCCGCTGCAATTGATTGGGACGCCGCCAAAAAGCTGGTAAGTGTCTCAGGAGAGACGGATATCCGTATGACGGATTTCGGGATCGATCCTCCGACGGCGCTTCTGGGAACCTTGAAAACCGGTAATGAAGTTAAGGTCTCCTTTTCCTGGACGC
This region of Coraliomargarita sinensis genomic DNA includes:
- a CDS encoding YceI family protein encodes the protein MKNPITGKNIPVFLLLALAAAVSPFLSAAQAEGSEKLVFSSESEDSGKILITGTSSLHDWEIVGKNIAGSLTVTTTKNGERDLEVSLPVEAQVKIPVKSLESGKGIMDKKMFKALEGKKHENVLFVLDSLEIVEADPDPEKANLQVLNVKAKGKLSIAGETRWIQFPAAIDWDAAKKLVSVSGETDIRMTDFGIDPPTALLGTLKTGNEVKVSFSWTPKLQ